A part of Falco naumanni isolate bFalNau1 chromosome 19, bFalNau1.pat, whole genome shotgun sequence genomic DNA contains:
- the IKBKB gene encoding inhibitor of nuclear factor kappa-B kinase subunit beta isoform X1 — MSRPPALQAQTCGPWEMKERLGTGGFGNVIRWHNKETGEQVAIKQCRQELSPRNRDRWALEIQIMKRLNHPNVVAARDVPEGMQKLAPNDLPLLAMEYCQGGDLRKYLNQLENCCGLREEAILILLSDIASALRYLHENRIIHRDLKPENIVLQQGEQRLIHKIIDLGYAKELDQGSLCTSFVGTLQYLAPELLEQQKYTVTVDYWSFGTLAFECITGFRPFLPNWQPVQWHTKVQQKSELDIVVSEDLSGEVKFSSSLPCPNNLNSVLAGRLEKWLQLMLMWHPRQRGTDPTYGPNGCFKALDDILNLKLLHVLNMVTGTVYTYPVTEEETLQTVKARIHSDTGIPEQDQELLQEAGLALFSEKLATKRIVDSKVNDTAAADTDLLFLFDNQKVAYEPQVALRPHPESVDCILQDPKKNLHFFQLRKVWGQIWHTIRMLKEDCNRLQQGQRAAMMNLLRYNSTLSKMKNSMASLSQQLKAKLDFFKTSIQIDLEKYKEQIEFGITSEKLLFAWKEMEQAVELCGREDDVDQLVKRMMALQTDIVDLQRSPLGRKQGGTLEDLEEQARELYRRLREKPRDQRTSGDSQEIVRLLLQAIQTFEKKVRVIYAQLSKTVVCKQKALELFPRVEKVMNLMNEDEETVVRLQEKRQKELWNLLKIACSKVRGPVTGSPESVNTSRLGSPGQLLLQVPSGTYNLSESVRKSEELLLESQKLCSQLENVMHDTMKDQEQSFMALDWSWLQLQVEETNSPEQTQM; from the exons ATGAGCCGGCCGCCGGCCCTGCAGGCGCAGACCTGCGGCCCCTGGGAGATGAAGGAGCGCCTGGGCACCGGCGGCTTCGGCAACGTCATTCGCTGGCACAACAAG GAGACCGGCGAGCAGGTGGCCATCAAGCAGTGCCGGCAGGAGCTGAGTCCGCGCAACCGCGACCGCTGGGCGCTGGAGATACAGATCATGAAGAG GCTGAACCATCCCAATGTGGTGGCTGCCCGTGACGTCCCTGAAGGGATGCAGAAGCTTGCACCAAATGACTTGCCTTTGCTGGCCATGGAGTACTGCCAAGGCGGAGATCTCCGTAAG TACCTGAATCAGCTGGAGAACTGCTGTGGCTTGCGGGAAGAAGCTATTCTCATCTTGTTGTCTGATATTG CTTCTGCTCTCAGGTACCTTCATGAGAACAGGATCATCCACAGAGACCTGAAACCAGAGAACATTGTGCTGCAGCAAGGAGAGCAAAGG TTAATACACAAAATCATTGACCTTGGGTATGCCAAGGAGCTGGATCAAGGTAGCCTATGTACATCCTTTGTTGGGACTCTACAGTACTTG gctccagagctgctggaacAGCAGAAGTACACAGTGACAGTGGATTACTGGAGCTTTGGCACACTGGCCTTTGAGTGCATTACAGGCTTCCGACCATTCCTACCCAACTGGCAGCCAGTGCAGTG GCATACAAAAGTGCAACAGAAGAGTGAGCTGGACATTGTCGTTTCAGAAGATTTATCTGGAGAAGTCAAGTTTTCTAGCAGTTTACCCTGCCCAAACAATCTAAACAG TGTTTTGGCTGGGAGGCTGGAGAAATGGTTGCAGCTCATGTTAATGTGGCACCCACGGCAGAGAGGTACAGATCCCACATATGGACCCAATGGGTGTTTCAAAGCTTTGGATGACATTTTGAACTTGAAG TTGCTCCACGTTTTGAACATGGTTACGGGAACTGTATATACCTACCCTGTGACAGAGGAGGAGACTCTGCAAACTGTGAAGGCCAGGATCCACTCAGACACGGGAATCCCAGAACAGGACCAGGAACTACTGCAGGAAGCTGGGCTGGCATTGTTTTCTGAGAAGCTGGCTACTAAACGTATAGTTGATAGCAAG GTGAATGATACTGCAGCTGCAGACACagacctcctcttcctctttgaTAACCAGAAAGTTGCCTATGAGCCTCAGGTTGCCTTGCGCCCTCATCCGGAAAGCGTTGACTGCATCC TTCAGGATCCAAAGAAGAATCTCCACTTTTTCCAGTTGCGGAAAGTGTGGGGTCAGATCTGGCACACAATCCGGATGCTGAAAGAGGACTGTAACCGGCTTCAGCAGGGGCAGCGAGCAGCCAT GATGAATCTGTTGCGTTACAATAGTACCCTCTCTAAGATGAAGAATTCTATGGCCTcgctttcccagcagctgaaagcaaagctggaCTTCTTTAAAACAAGCATTCAGATTGATCTGGAGAAGTATAAAGAGCAGATTGAATTTGGAATTA CTTCTGAGAAGCTGCTGTTTGCCTGGAAGGAGATGGAGCAAGCTGTGGAACTTTGTGGGCGG GAGGATGATGTGGATCAGCTAGTGAAGAGGATGATGGCCCTGCAGACAGACATTGTGGACCTGCAGAGAAGCCCACTAGGTCGTAAACAAGGAGGAACACTGGAGGATTT AGAAGAGCAAGCCAGAGAGCTGTACCGGAGATTGAGAGAGAAGCCAAGAG ATCAGAGGACAAGCGGTGACAGCCAAGAAATAGTACGACTGCTCCTACAGGCAATCCAGACCTTTGAAAAAAAGGTCCGAGTCATTTATGCTCAACTCAG TAAAACTGTAGTTTGCAAGCAGAAGGCACTGGAATTGTTCCCCCGAGTGGAGAAAGTGATGAATCTGATGAATGAAGATGAGGAAACGGTTGTTAGGCTTCAAGAGAAACGACAGAAAGAACTGTGGAACTTGCTGAAAATTGCTTGC agtaaAGTACGTGGTCCTGTTACTGGCAGTCCAGAGAGTGTGAACACATCACGTCTTGGTAGCCCtggtcagctgctgctgcaggttcCTTCTGGAACATACAATTTATCAGAATCTGTCAGGAAAAG TGAGGAGCTACTGTTGGAATCACAGAAACTCTGTAGCCAACTGGAAAATGTGATGCATGACACAATGAAGGATCAGGAGCAGAGCTTCATG GCTCTAgactggagctggctgcagcttcAGGTAGAAGAAACAAACAGTCCGGAGCAAACCCAGATGTAA
- the IKBKB gene encoding inhibitor of nuclear factor kappa-B kinase subunit beta isoform X2: MQKLAPNDLPLLAMEYCQGGDLRKYLNQLENCCGLREEAILILLSDIASALRYLHENRIIHRDLKPENIVLQQGEQRLIHKIIDLGYAKELDQGSLCTSFVGTLQYLAPELLEQQKYTVTVDYWSFGTLAFECITGFRPFLPNWQPVQWHTKVQQKSELDIVVSEDLSGEVKFSSSLPCPNNLNSVLAGRLEKWLQLMLMWHPRQRGTDPTYGPNGCFKALDDILNLKLLHVLNMVTGTVYTYPVTEEETLQTVKARIHSDTGIPEQDQELLQEAGLALFSEKLATKRIVDSKVNDTAAADTDLLFLFDNQKVAYEPQVALRPHPESVDCILQDPKKNLHFFQLRKVWGQIWHTIRMLKEDCNRLQQGQRAAMMNLLRYNSTLSKMKNSMASLSQQLKAKLDFFKTSIQIDLEKYKEQIEFGITSEKLLFAWKEMEQAVELCGREDDVDQLVKRMMALQTDIVDLQRSPLGRKQGGTLEDLEEQARELYRRLREKPRDQRTSGDSQEIVRLLLQAIQTFEKKVRVIYAQLSKTVVCKQKALELFPRVEKVMNLMNEDEETVVRLQEKRQKELWNLLKIACSKVRGPVTGSPESVNTSRLGSPGQLLLQVPSGTYNLSESVRKSEELLLESQKLCSQLENVMHDTMKDQEQSFMALDWSWLQLQVEETNSPEQTQM, from the exons ATGCAGAAGCTTGCACCAAATGACTTGCCTTTGCTGGCCATGGAGTACTGCCAAGGCGGAGATCTCCGTAAG TACCTGAATCAGCTGGAGAACTGCTGTGGCTTGCGGGAAGAAGCTATTCTCATCTTGTTGTCTGATATTG CTTCTGCTCTCAGGTACCTTCATGAGAACAGGATCATCCACAGAGACCTGAAACCAGAGAACATTGTGCTGCAGCAAGGAGAGCAAAGG TTAATACACAAAATCATTGACCTTGGGTATGCCAAGGAGCTGGATCAAGGTAGCCTATGTACATCCTTTGTTGGGACTCTACAGTACTTG gctccagagctgctggaacAGCAGAAGTACACAGTGACAGTGGATTACTGGAGCTTTGGCACACTGGCCTTTGAGTGCATTACAGGCTTCCGACCATTCCTACCCAACTGGCAGCCAGTGCAGTG GCATACAAAAGTGCAACAGAAGAGTGAGCTGGACATTGTCGTTTCAGAAGATTTATCTGGAGAAGTCAAGTTTTCTAGCAGTTTACCCTGCCCAAACAATCTAAACAG TGTTTTGGCTGGGAGGCTGGAGAAATGGTTGCAGCTCATGTTAATGTGGCACCCACGGCAGAGAGGTACAGATCCCACATATGGACCCAATGGGTGTTTCAAAGCTTTGGATGACATTTTGAACTTGAAG TTGCTCCACGTTTTGAACATGGTTACGGGAACTGTATATACCTACCCTGTGACAGAGGAGGAGACTCTGCAAACTGTGAAGGCCAGGATCCACTCAGACACGGGAATCCCAGAACAGGACCAGGAACTACTGCAGGAAGCTGGGCTGGCATTGTTTTCTGAGAAGCTGGCTACTAAACGTATAGTTGATAGCAAG GTGAATGATACTGCAGCTGCAGACACagacctcctcttcctctttgaTAACCAGAAAGTTGCCTATGAGCCTCAGGTTGCCTTGCGCCCTCATCCGGAAAGCGTTGACTGCATCC TTCAGGATCCAAAGAAGAATCTCCACTTTTTCCAGTTGCGGAAAGTGTGGGGTCAGATCTGGCACACAATCCGGATGCTGAAAGAGGACTGTAACCGGCTTCAGCAGGGGCAGCGAGCAGCCAT GATGAATCTGTTGCGTTACAATAGTACCCTCTCTAAGATGAAGAATTCTATGGCCTcgctttcccagcagctgaaagcaaagctggaCTTCTTTAAAACAAGCATTCAGATTGATCTGGAGAAGTATAAAGAGCAGATTGAATTTGGAATTA CTTCTGAGAAGCTGCTGTTTGCCTGGAAGGAGATGGAGCAAGCTGTGGAACTTTGTGGGCGG GAGGATGATGTGGATCAGCTAGTGAAGAGGATGATGGCCCTGCAGACAGACATTGTGGACCTGCAGAGAAGCCCACTAGGTCGTAAACAAGGAGGAACACTGGAGGATTT AGAAGAGCAAGCCAGAGAGCTGTACCGGAGATTGAGAGAGAAGCCAAGAG ATCAGAGGACAAGCGGTGACAGCCAAGAAATAGTACGACTGCTCCTACAGGCAATCCAGACCTTTGAAAAAAAGGTCCGAGTCATTTATGCTCAACTCAG TAAAACTGTAGTTTGCAAGCAGAAGGCACTGGAATTGTTCCCCCGAGTGGAGAAAGTGATGAATCTGATGAATGAAGATGAGGAAACGGTTGTTAGGCTTCAAGAGAAACGACAGAAAGAACTGTGGAACTTGCTGAAAATTGCTTGC agtaaAGTACGTGGTCCTGTTACTGGCAGTCCAGAGAGTGTGAACACATCACGTCTTGGTAGCCCtggtcagctgctgctgcaggttcCTTCTGGAACATACAATTTATCAGAATCTGTCAGGAAAAG TGAGGAGCTACTGTTGGAATCACAGAAACTCTGTAGCCAACTGGAAAATGTGATGCATGACACAATGAAGGATCAGGAGCAGAGCTTCATG GCTCTAgactggagctggctgcagcttcAGGTAGAAGAAACAAACAGTCCGGAGCAAACCCAGATGTAA
- the VDAC3 gene encoding voltage-dependent anion-selective channel protein 3 isoform X1 — protein sequence MGLASKHPMAVPPSYSDLGKSARDVFNKGYGFGMVKLELKTKSSSGVEFTATGSSNTDTGKASGSLETKYKIKDYGLTFTQKWNTDNTLGTEVSMEDQLAEGLKVALDTTFVPNTGKKSGKLKTSYKREYVNLGCNIDIDVSGPTIYGWAVLGYEGWLAGYQMAFDTAKSKLSQNNFALGYKAGDFQLHTNVNDGTEFGGSIYQKVNNKVETSVNLAWTAGSNNTRFGIATKYQLDEKTSIVAKVNNASLIGIGYTHALRPGVKLTLSGLIDGKNFSAGGHKIGLGFELEA from the exons ATGGGGCTGGCCTCAAAGC ACCCAATGGCTGTCCCACCATCATACAGTGACTTGGGAAAGTCTGCCAGGGATGTATTCAACAAGGGATATG GATTTGGAATGGTCAAGTTAGAGTTGAAGACCAAGTCTTCCAGTGGGGTG GAGTTCACTGCAACTGGTTCTTCCAACACAGACACAGGCAAAGCTTCAGGCAGTCTAGAGACCAAATATAAGATCAAAGACTATGGGCTTACATTCACCCAGAAGTGGAACACAGACAACACGTTGGGAACAGAAGTTTCCATGGAGGATCAG ttggCTGAAGGATTGAAGGTGGCTCTTGACACTACATTTGTACCAAACACAGG GAAGAAGAGTGGAAAGTTGAAGACCTCCTACAAAAGAGAATATGTAAATCTAGGCTGCAACATAGACATTGATGTCTCTGGACCAACCATCTATGGCTGGGCCGTGTTGGGCTATGAAGGCTGGCTTGCTGGCTACCAGATGGCTTTTGATACAGCCAAGTCTAAGCTTTCACAAAATAACTTTGCCTTGGGATATAAGGCAGGAGACTTTCAGCTGCACACTAACGT GAACGATGGCACAGAGTTTGGTGGGTCTATTTATCAGAAGGTTAATAATAAGGTTGAGACATCAGTCAATCTTGCATGGACTGCTGGCAGTAACAACACACGGTTTGGTATTGCTACTAAGTATCAACTGGATGAGAAGACTTCCATTGTG GCTAAAGTGAATAATGCCAGCCTGATTGGAATTGGTTACACTCATGCCCTCCGACCTG GTGTAAAGCTGACCCTCTCAGGCTTAATTGACGGCAAGAATTTCAGTGCTGGAGGTCACAAAATTGGGCTGGGATTTGAGCTGGAAGCTTAA
- the VDAC3 gene encoding voltage-dependent anion-selective channel protein 3 isoform X2 gives MAVPPSYSDLGKSARDVFNKGYGFGMVKLELKTKSSSGVLEFTATGSSNTDTGKASGSLETKYKIKDYGLTFTQKWNTDNTLGTEVSMEDQLAEGLKVALDTTFVPNTGKKSGKLKTSYKREYVNLGCNIDIDVSGPTIYGWAVLGYEGWLAGYQMAFDTAKSKLSQNNFALGYKAGDFQLHTNVNDGTEFGGSIYQKVNNKVETSVNLAWTAGSNNTRFGIATKYQLDEKTSIVAKVNNASLIGIGYTHALRPGVKLTLSGLIDGKNFSAGGHKIGLGFELEA, from the exons ATGGCTGTCCCACCATCATACAGTGACTTGGGAAAGTCTGCCAGGGATGTATTCAACAAGGGATATG GATTTGGAATGGTCAAGTTAGAGTTGAAGACCAAGTCTTCCAGTGGGGTG CTG GAGTTCACTGCAACTGGTTCTTCCAACACAGACACAGGCAAAGCTTCAGGCAGTCTAGAGACCAAATATAAGATCAAAGACTATGGGCTTACATTCACCCAGAAGTGGAACACAGACAACACGTTGGGAACAGAAGTTTCCATGGAGGATCAG ttggCTGAAGGATTGAAGGTGGCTCTTGACACTACATTTGTACCAAACACAGG GAAGAAGAGTGGAAAGTTGAAGACCTCCTACAAAAGAGAATATGTAAATCTAGGCTGCAACATAGACATTGATGTCTCTGGACCAACCATCTATGGCTGGGCCGTGTTGGGCTATGAAGGCTGGCTTGCTGGCTACCAGATGGCTTTTGATACAGCCAAGTCTAAGCTTTCACAAAATAACTTTGCCTTGGGATATAAGGCAGGAGACTTTCAGCTGCACACTAACGT GAACGATGGCACAGAGTTTGGTGGGTCTATTTATCAGAAGGTTAATAATAAGGTTGAGACATCAGTCAATCTTGCATGGACTGCTGGCAGTAACAACACACGGTTTGGTATTGCTACTAAGTATCAACTGGATGAGAAGACTTCCATTGTG GCTAAAGTGAATAATGCCAGCCTGATTGGAATTGGTTACACTCATGCCCTCCGACCTG GTGTAAAGCTGACCCTCTCAGGCTTAATTGACGGCAAGAATTTCAGTGCTGGAGGTCACAAAATTGGGCTGGGATTTGAGCTGGAAGCTTAA